One window from the genome of Streptomyces sp. NBC_00708 encodes:
- a CDS encoding ADP-ribosylglycohydrolase family protein — protein sequence MIELPSPALDSLAGLAFGDAFGDRWFGILRREGPAALETRILPPEPVWRWSDDTAQALVLVRELAEGGGLVDQDRFARRLAEEYAADTHRGYGASMHDVLRRFGAGESWHAVVTAQFEGMGSWGNGAAMRVAPLGAWHAADLDAVADQAARQSVVSHSHPEAAAGAVAVALAAALATRSRGGPAPERAEFLREVAALLPDSDVRSGIRIAARMPAHTSLRHAAEVLGSGYRMSGPDTVPFALWCAAGHLDDLEEGLWRTVEGRGDIDTTCAMAGGVIAARTGVSALPASWHTAREPLPRIVPDAGSDA from the coding sequence ATGATCGAACTGCCCTCCCCCGCACTGGATTCCCTCGCCGGACTCGCCTTCGGTGACGCGTTCGGCGACCGCTGGTTCGGCATCCTGCGCCGCGAGGGCCCGGCGGCCCTGGAGACGCGGATCCTTCCCCCGGAACCCGTGTGGCGGTGGAGCGACGACACCGCCCAGGCGCTGGTCCTGGTCCGCGAACTCGCCGAGGGCGGCGGCCTTGTCGACCAGGACCGGTTCGCCCGGCGCCTGGCCGAGGAGTACGCGGCCGACACGCACCGCGGCTACGGCGCCTCGATGCACGACGTCCTGCGCCGGTTCGGCGCGGGCGAGTCCTGGCATGCGGTGGTGACCGCGCAGTTCGAGGGCATGGGCTCCTGGGGCAACGGAGCGGCGATGCGCGTCGCCCCGCTCGGCGCCTGGCACGCGGCCGACCTCGACGCCGTCGCCGACCAGGCCGCGCGCCAGAGCGTGGTCTCGCACAGCCACCCGGAGGCGGCCGCCGGTGCGGTGGCGGTCGCCCTGGCGGCGGCGCTGGCCACCCGCAGCCGGGGCGGGCCGGCGCCGGAACGCGCGGAGTTTCTGCGGGAGGTCGCCGCGCTCCTCCCCGACAGCGACGTCCGCTCGGGCATCCGTATAGCGGCCCGGATGCCGGCCCACACCTCCCTCCGCCACGCGGCGGAGGTCCTGGGCTCGGGCTACCGGATGTCCGGGCCCGACACCGTTCCCTTCGCCCTCTGGTGCGCGGCGGGGCACCTGGACGACCTGGAGGAAGGGCTGTGGCGCACGGTCGAGGGACGCGGTGACATCGACACCACGTGCGCCATGGCGGGCGGAGTGATCGCGGCCCGCACGGGCGTCTCGGCCCTCCCGGCGTCCTGGCACACGGCCCGCGAACCGCTGCCCCGCATCGTCCCGGATGCCGGTTCCGACGCCTGA
- a CDS encoding methyltransferase, which produces MNRLTTSEAGYDLARFPEDPRDPFRAWDAADAYLLQHLQEEAVDVSGNVVVVGDRWGALSTVLAGHRPVQISDSYLGQRATGANLERNGVPADAVRLLSPRDTPPDRVDVLLVRVPKSLAFLEDQLHRLAPAVHAGTVVIGTGMVKEIHTSTLHLFERIIGPTRTSLAVRKARLIYCTPDAALPRTPSPWPLRYELPADAGPAAGHTVTNHAGIFCADRLDIGTRFFLKHLPARTGPDRVVDLGCGNGVVGLAAALANPEATVTFVDESYQAVASAEETFRSNTGPGAEARFVVGDGLSGAEPGSADLVLNNPPFHSHQATTDATARTMFHGARRALRRGGELWVVANRHLGHHTTLRRVFGNCTTVAGDPKFVVLRAVKR; this is translated from the coding sequence ATGAACCGTTTGACGACGTCAGAGGCGGGTTACGACCTCGCCCGCTTCCCCGAGGACCCCCGCGACCCGTTCCGCGCCTGGGACGCGGCCGACGCCTACCTGCTCCAGCACCTTCAGGAGGAGGCGGTCGACGTCTCGGGGAACGTCGTCGTGGTCGGCGACCGCTGGGGCGCCCTGAGCACCGTGCTCGCCGGGCACCGCCCCGTGCAGATCAGCGACTCCTACCTCGGGCAGCGGGCGACCGGCGCGAACCTGGAGCGGAACGGGGTGCCCGCCGACGCGGTGCGCCTGCTGTCCCCGCGCGACACCCCGCCGGACCGCGTCGACGTGCTGCTCGTACGCGTGCCGAAGAGCCTCGCGTTCCTGGAGGACCAGCTGCACCGGCTCGCGCCCGCCGTGCACGCCGGGACCGTCGTCATCGGCACCGGCATGGTCAAGGAGATCCACACCTCCACGCTCCACCTGTTCGAGCGGATCATCGGCCCCACCCGCACCTCCCTCGCGGTCCGCAAGGCCCGGTTGATCTACTGCACGCCGGATGCGGCCCTGCCCCGCACCCCCAGCCCCTGGCCGCTGCGCTACGAGCTGCCCGCGGACGCCGGACCGGCCGCCGGGCACACCGTCACCAACCACGCCGGGATCTTCTGCGCCGACCGTCTCGACATCGGCACCCGCTTCTTCCTCAAGCACCTTCCGGCCCGCACCGGCCCGGACCGGGTCGTGGACCTCGGCTGCGGCAACGGCGTCGTCGGCCTCGCCGCCGCCCTCGCCAACCCCGAGGCCACCGTCACCTTCGTCGACGAGTCCTACCAGGCCGTCGCCTCCGCCGAGGAGACGTTCCGGAGCAACACCGGCCCCGGCGCCGAGGCCCGCTTCGTCGTCGGGGACGGCCTGTCCGGCGCCGAGCCCGGCAGCGCGGACCTCGTCCTCAACAACCCGCCGTTCCACTCGCACCAGGCCACCACGGACGCCACCGCCCGGACCATGTTCCACGGGGCGCGGCGCGCGCTGCGCCGGGGCGGCGAGCTGTGGGTGGTCGCCAACCGGCACCTCGGCCACCACACCACCCTGCGCCGTGTGTTCGGCAACTGCACCACGGTGGCGGGCGACCCGAAGTTCGTGGTGCTGCGCGCCGTGAAGCGCTGA
- a CDS encoding endonuclease, whose amino-acid sequence MSRRHLPLRRALPAALAALAVLTGTAAAAPAPTPPPTAASPLAALDDTYYQDATGKTGAALKSALHTIISDQSKLTYSQVWDALKDTDEDPANSSNIIELYTGRSEPKSDNGGNPGQWNREHVWAKSHGDFGTATGPGTDIHHLRPSDVQVNSTRGNKDFDNGGTELSDAPGNYTDSDSFEPRDAVKGDVARMILYMAVRYEGDDAFPDLEPNDSVSNGSSPHIGRLSVLKAWSQEDPPDSFEKRRNDVIYEQYQHNRNPFVDHPEWVEAIW is encoded by the coding sequence ATGTCCCGTCGTCACCTTCCCCTGCGCCGCGCCCTGCCCGCCGCGCTCGCCGCTCTCGCGGTGCTGACCGGCACGGCGGCCGCCGCGCCCGCCCCGACGCCCCCACCGACCGCCGCCTCCCCGCTCGCCGCGCTCGACGACACGTACTACCAGGACGCGACCGGCAAGACCGGCGCCGCGCTCAAGAGCGCGCTGCACACGATCATCAGCGACCAGAGCAAGCTCACCTACAGCCAGGTGTGGGACGCCCTCAAGGACACCGACGAGGACCCGGCCAACTCCTCGAACATCATCGAGCTCTACACCGGCCGCTCGGAACCCAAGAGCGACAACGGCGGCAACCCCGGCCAGTGGAACAGGGAGCACGTCTGGGCCAAGTCGCACGGCGACTTCGGCACGGCCACCGGCCCCGGCACCGACATCCACCACCTGCGCCCGTCCGACGTCCAGGTCAACTCCACGCGCGGCAACAAGGACTTCGACAACGGCGGTACGGAACTGAGCGACGCGCCCGGCAACTACACCGACAGCGACTCCTTCGAACCGCGCGACGCCGTCAAGGGTGACGTGGCCCGGATGATCCTCTATATGGCGGTGCGCTACGAGGGCGACGACGCGTTCCCCGACCTGGAACCCAACGACAGCGTGTCGAACGGCTCCTCACCGCACATCGGCCGGCTCTCCGTACTGAAGGCATGGAGCCAGGAGGACCCGCCGGACTCCTTCGAGAAGCGGCGCAACGACGTCATATACGAGCAGTACCAGCACAACCGCAACCCGTTCGTGGACCACCCCGAGTGGGTGGAGGCCATCTGGTGA
- a CDS encoding chemotaxis protein: MDTDALTAGLLQELRKARPYPALSLTMPTHRRAPDNAQDAVRLRNLLSEAHNRLEADPAVSRETRSAIKQQLDRAVDELDPRRALDALVLLATADEFQIWRLPRTAPERVVLSDSYLTRNLVSAKAQARPFWALTVAADHAALFSGTAESAQEAHIGGFPLTAPREEFNPQRMERTGDTPSNFANEDTKLFLRTVDEKLRAVLATDPRPLYLVGIAPALALFDEAGQCAKDAVGRVTKGAPADNAPRDLLTELRPALEARRAHFAKEIEGRLDAARGRKAFAGGLDEVWAAVREGRVGLLAVEEHYQQTVRVDQEHLKPVTDDVVDPADGNVREDIVDELVEAALDSGAEVYFVADDSLKGHGRIAAELRF, encoded by the coding sequence ATGGACACGGACGCCCTGACCGCCGGCCTGCTGCAGGAGCTGCGCAAGGCCAGGCCCTATCCGGCCCTGTCCCTGACCATGCCGACCCACCGGCGCGCCCCGGACAACGCCCAGGACGCCGTACGGCTGCGCAACCTGCTGTCCGAGGCGCACAACAGGCTGGAGGCCGATCCGGCGGTCAGCCGCGAGACGCGCTCCGCGATCAAGCAGCAGCTCGATCGCGCGGTCGACGAGCTCGATCCGCGCCGGGCGCTGGACGCGCTGGTGCTCCTCGCGACCGCCGACGAGTTCCAGATCTGGCGACTGCCGCGTACCGCACCCGAACGAGTGGTGCTGAGCGACAGCTACCTCACCCGCAACCTGGTCTCCGCGAAGGCGCAGGCACGGCCCTTCTGGGCGCTGACCGTGGCCGCCGACCACGCCGCTCTCTTCAGCGGCACGGCCGAATCCGCGCAGGAGGCACACATCGGCGGCTTCCCGCTGACGGCCCCGCGCGAGGAGTTCAACCCGCAGCGCATGGAGCGGACCGGCGACACGCCGAGCAACTTCGCCAACGAGGACACCAAGCTCTTCCTGCGCACGGTGGACGAGAAGCTGCGCGCCGTCCTGGCCACCGACCCGCGTCCGCTGTATCTGGTCGGGATCGCCCCGGCACTCGCCCTGTTCGACGAGGCGGGCCAGTGCGCGAAGGACGCGGTGGGCCGGGTCACCAAGGGCGCCCCCGCCGACAACGCGCCCCGCGACCTGCTCACCGAGCTGCGCCCCGCCCTGGAGGCCCGGCGCGCGCACTTCGCGAAGGAGATCGAGGGCCGGCTCGACGCGGCGCGCGGCCGGAAGGCGTTCGCCGGCGGGCTCGACGAGGTGTGGGCCGCCGTGCGTGAGGGCCGGGTGGGCCTGTTGGCGGTGGAGGAGCACTACCAGCAGACGGTCCGGGTCGACCAGGAGCACCTGAAGCCGGTGACCGACGACGTGGTCGACCCGGCCGACGGGAACGTCCGCGAGGACATCGTCGACGAGCTGGTCGAGGCGGCGCTCGACAGCGGCGCGGAGGTCTACTTCGTCGCCGACGACTCGCTCAAGGGGCACGGGCGGATCGCGGCGGAACTGCGCTTCTGA
- a CDS encoding phosphoketolase family protein encodes MSDAPPPAPAGPCDEELDALDAHWRAANYLAVGQIYLMDNPLLTRPLAPEHIKPRLLGHWGTSPGLNLVYTHLNRLIGARGTQALCIWGPGHGGPAVLAGSWLEGSYSETYPDVGRDAEGMGLLFKQFSFPGGVPSHVAPETPGSIHEGGELGYSLAHAYGAALDHPELLVTCVIGDGEAETGPLAGSWHANKFLDPVHDGAVLPVLHLNGYKIANPTVLARLPHTELDALLRGYGHDPLYVEGDDPRAVHRAMALAMDRAVDRIEEIQAAARTGGDTERPRWPMIVLRTPKGWTGPAEVDGLPVEGTWRAHQVPLPGVRDNPDHLRQLEAWMRSYRPDELFDAEGRPTPQVLACVPEGAARLGATPYANGGLLLRDLPIPDLDGFGVPVARPGSSLREPTRVLGGLLEAVMAATADRRDFRLVGPDETASNRLDAVYEASGKAWQARTLPTDEHLARDGRVMEVLSEHLCQGWLEGYLLTGRHGLFSCYEAFAHIVDSMVNQHIKWLRTARRLAWRRPIASLNYLLTSHVWRQDHNGFSHQDPGFVDHILNKSPEVVRVYLPPDTNTLLSAADHALRSRDYVNVIVAGKQPSFDWLTLDQARVHCARGAGVWEWAGTEDGSREPDVVLACAGDVPTLETLAAAQLLRRHLPDLAVRVVNVVDMARLMPHSEHPHGMPDSEYDALFTRGRPVIFAYHGYPWLIHRLAYRREGHSDLHVRGYKEEGTTTTPFDMVVRNDLDRYRLVMDVIDRVPGLGVRAVAVRQEMADTRTRHHAWIREHGTDLPEVADWSWEG; translated from the coding sequence ATGAGCGACGCCCCACCGCCCGCGCCGGCCGGCCCTTGTGACGAGGAGCTCGACGCCCTCGACGCGCACTGGCGGGCCGCCAACTACCTGGCCGTCGGGCAGATCTACCTGATGGACAACCCCCTGCTGACCCGGCCGCTCGCCCCCGAGCACATCAAGCCCCGGCTGCTCGGCCACTGGGGCACCTCACCGGGGCTCAACCTCGTGTACACCCACCTCAACCGCCTCATCGGCGCGCGCGGCACCCAGGCGCTGTGCATCTGGGGCCCCGGCCACGGCGGCCCCGCCGTCCTCGCCGGTTCCTGGCTGGAGGGCAGCTACTCCGAGACGTACCCGGACGTCGGACGGGACGCGGAGGGCATGGGGCTGCTGTTCAAGCAGTTCTCCTTCCCCGGCGGCGTCCCCAGCCACGTCGCCCCCGAGACGCCCGGCTCCATCCACGAGGGCGGTGAACTCGGCTACTCCCTCGCCCACGCCTACGGCGCCGCACTCGACCACCCGGAGCTGCTGGTCACCTGCGTCATCGGGGACGGCGAGGCGGAGACCGGACCGCTCGCCGGGTCCTGGCACGCCAACAAGTTCCTCGACCCGGTCCACGACGGGGCCGTCCTGCCCGTCCTCCACCTCAACGGCTACAAGATCGCCAACCCGACGGTGCTCGCCCGCCTCCCGCACACCGAACTCGACGCCCTGCTGCGCGGCTACGGGCACGACCCCCTGTACGTGGAGGGCGACGACCCGCGCGCCGTGCACCGGGCGATGGCCCTCGCGATGGACCGCGCCGTCGACCGCATCGAGGAGATCCAGGCCGCCGCCCGCACCGGCGGTGACACGGAGCGCCCGCGGTGGCCGATGATCGTGCTGCGCACCCCGAAGGGCTGGACCGGCCCCGCCGAGGTCGACGGCCTGCCCGTCGAAGGCACCTGGCGCGCCCACCAGGTCCCGCTGCCCGGCGTCCGCGACAACCCGGACCACCTGCGCCAGCTGGAGGCGTGGATGCGGTCCTACCGGCCGGACGAACTCTTCGACGCCGAGGGCCGCCCCACCCCACAGGTGCTGGCCTGCGTCCCCGAGGGCGCCGCCCGCCTCGGCGCCACCCCGTACGCCAACGGCGGCCTGCTCCTGCGGGACCTGCCGATTCCGGACCTGGACGGGTTCGGTGTCCCCGTGGCCCGGCCGGGCAGTTCCCTGCGGGAGCCCACCCGGGTGCTGGGCGGTCTGCTGGAGGCGGTCATGGCGGCGACGGCCGACCGCAGGGACTTCCGTCTCGTGGGCCCCGACGAGACCGCGTCCAACCGGCTCGACGCGGTCTACGAGGCGAGCGGCAAGGCCTGGCAGGCCCGTACGCTCCCCACCGACGAGCACCTCGCGCGCGACGGCCGGGTGATGGAGGTCCTGTCCGAGCACCTGTGCCAGGGCTGGCTGGAGGGCTATCTGCTGACCGGCCGGCACGGGCTGTTCTCCTGCTACGAGGCCTTCGCGCACATCGTGGACTCGATGGTCAACCAGCACATCAAGTGGCTGCGCACCGCGCGCCGCCTCGCCTGGCGCCGCCCCATCGCCTCGCTCAACTACCTGCTCACCTCGCACGTCTGGCGCCAGGACCACAACGGCTTCTCGCACCAGGACCCGGGCTTCGTGGACCACATCCTCAACAAGAGTCCCGAGGTCGTCCGCGTCTACCTGCCACCGGACACCAACACCCTGCTCTCCGCGGCGGACCACGCCCTGCGCAGCCGGGACTACGTCAACGTCATCGTGGCGGGCAAGCAGCCGAGCTTCGACTGGCTCACCCTGGACCAGGCCCGGGTGCACTGCGCGCGCGGGGCCGGTGTCTGGGAGTGGGCGGGCACCGAGGACGGCAGCCGCGAACCCGACGTCGTCCTCGCCTGCGCCGGGGACGTACCCACCCTGGAGACCCTGGCGGCCGCCCAGCTCCTGCGGCGTCATCTGCCGGACCTGGCGGTGCGGGTGGTCAACGTCGTCGACATGGCGCGGCTCATGCCGCACTCCGAGCACCCGCACGGCATGCCGGACTCCGAGTACGACGCGCTGTTCACCCGGGGCAGGCCGGTCATCTTCGCGTACCACGGCTACCCCTGGCTGATCCACCGGCTGGCCTACCGCCGCGAGGGCCACAGCGACCTGCACGTGCGGGGCTACAAGGAGGAGGGCACGACCACCACGCCCTTCGACATGGTCGTCCGCAACGACCTCGACCGCTACCGGCTGGTCATGGACGTCATCGACCGGGTCCCCGGCCTGGGCGTGCGTGCCGTGGCGGTGCGTCAGGAGATGGCGGACACGCGCACCCGTCACCACGCCTGGATCCGGGAGCACGGCACCGACCTGCCCGAAGTGGCCGACTGGTCCTGGGAGGGCTGA
- a CDS encoding NADP-dependent succinic semialdehyde dehydrogenase, producing MPIATVNPANGETLRTFDALEDDEIEKRIAAAYTAFRAYRTTSFGERARLLNRAADLLDEDQQDIARTMTLEMGKPVTAARAEAAKCAKAMRWYAARAEELLADEHPAPADVEDSGAVRAYVRYRPLGPVLAVMPWNFPLWQVVRFAAPALMAGNTGLLKHASNVPQTALYLGDLFRRAGFPAGCFQTLLVGSKAVEGILRDRRVAAATLTGSEPAGRSVAAIAGDEVKHTVLELGGSDPYLVLPSADVAKAARVAVTARAQNNGQSCIAAKRFIVHTQVYEEFAERFTVGMRELTVGDPLEEATDVGPLSSEQGRADLEELVDDAVNRGAETLCGGGRPEGLGGGLENGWFYAPTVLAGITPGMRIHREETFGPVATLYRVDSLDEAVEVANDTPFGLSSNVWTRDAAETERCVRDLQAGGVFFNGMTASHPALPFGGVKRSGYGRELAGHGIREFCNATTVWYGSEPR from the coding sequence ATGCCCATCGCGACGGTCAACCCCGCGAACGGCGAGACGCTCAGGACGTTCGACGCGCTGGAGGACGACGAGATCGAGAAGCGGATCGCCGCGGCCTACACCGCCTTCCGCGCGTACCGCACCACCTCATTCGGCGAACGGGCCCGGCTGCTCAACCGCGCCGCCGACCTCCTGGACGAGGACCAGCAGGACATCGCGCGCACCATGACCCTGGAGATGGGCAAACCGGTCACGGCCGCCCGCGCCGAGGCCGCGAAGTGCGCCAAGGCGATGCGCTGGTACGCCGCCCGCGCCGAGGAACTGCTCGCCGACGAACATCCCGCGCCCGCCGACGTCGAGGACTCCGGCGCCGTGCGCGCGTATGTCCGCTACCGGCCGCTGGGCCCGGTGCTCGCCGTGATGCCGTGGAACTTCCCGCTCTGGCAGGTCGTGCGCTTCGCCGCCCCCGCCCTGATGGCCGGCAACACGGGTCTGCTGAAGCACGCGTCGAACGTGCCGCAGACCGCGCTGTACCTGGGCGACCTCTTCCGCCGCGCCGGGTTCCCGGCCGGCTGCTTCCAGACCCTGCTGGTGGGCTCGAAGGCCGTCGAGGGCATCCTGCGCGACCGCCGGGTGGCCGCAGCGACCCTGACCGGCAGCGAACCGGCCGGACGTTCCGTCGCCGCGATCGCCGGCGACGAGGTCAAGCACACCGTCCTGGAGCTCGGCGGCAGCGACCCCTACCTCGTCCTGCCCTCGGCGGACGTCGCGAAGGCCGCCCGCGTCGCCGTCACCGCCCGCGCCCAGAACAACGGCCAGTCGTGCATCGCCGCCAAGCGGTTCATCGTGCACACCCAGGTCTACGAGGAGTTCGCCGAGCGCTTCACCGTCGGCATGCGCGAACTGACCGTCGGCGACCCGCTGGAGGAGGCCACCGACGTCGGACCGCTCTCCAGCGAACAGGGCCGCGCCGACCTGGAGGAGCTCGTCGACGACGCCGTGAACCGGGGCGCCGAGACCCTGTGCGGCGGCGGCCGGCCCGAGGGACTGGGCGGCGGCCTGGAGAACGGCTGGTTCTACGCCCCCACCGTCCTCGCCGGCATCACGCCCGGGATGCGCATCCATCGCGAGGAGACCTTCGGCCCGGTCGCCACCCTCTACCGCGTGGACAGCCTCGACGAGGCCGTGGAAGTCGCCAACGACACCCCTTTCGGACTCAGCTCCAACGTCTGGACCCGCGACGCCGCCGAGACCGAGCGCTGCGTCCGGGACCTCCAGGCCGGCGGCGTCTTCTTCAACGGCATGACGGCCTCCCACCCCGCGCTGCCCTTCGGCGGGGTGAAGCGCTCGGGTTACGGGCGTGAGCTCGCCGGACACGGCATCCGCGAGTTCTGCAACGCCACCACCGTCTGGTACGGCTCCGAGCCCCGGTGA